A single Pedobacter sp. PACM 27299 DNA region contains:
- a CDS encoding helix-turn-helix transcriptional regulator: MKILQTGQFFGNTNETKTLGSLTLTDTEYTQEKVDWHYHENAYFTFLLDGRVLEGNKKEIYHCTAGALLFHNWQEPHYNIKPKGFTRGFHIEFKPDWFQNFDLNISNLQGSINLYNPQLKALMYNIFKESKQNTGSLAIDTLLIELFTKANKNENRLSRNVPHWVMKIRELLNDDLSYDWSLYNLSKQLDIHPVHLSRDFSKYFGCGIGQYIRAIRVQQSLSMIVKGESSLTAIALDCGFADQSHFIRSFKSLHQITPFAYRKLFSEPR, translated from the coding sequence ATGAAGATCCTTCAAACCGGCCAATTTTTCGGGAATACTAATGAAACCAAAACTTTAGGGAGTCTTACGCTTACTGATACAGAGTACACCCAGGAAAAGGTCGACTGGCATTACCATGAAAACGCTTATTTTACTTTTCTCCTCGATGGGAGGGTTCTGGAGGGGAATAAAAAGGAAATCTATCACTGTACTGCGGGAGCATTACTGTTTCATAATTGGCAGGAACCACATTACAACATCAAACCAAAAGGCTTCACCAGAGGCTTTCATATTGAATTTAAGCCAGACTGGTTTCAAAACTTTGATCTGAATATCAGTAACCTACAGGGGAGTATTAACCTTTATAATCCGCAATTGAAAGCTTTGATGTATAACATCTTCAAGGAGAGTAAGCAAAATACAGGTTCTCTGGCTATAGACACCTTACTTATTGAGCTGTTTACCAAGGCCAATAAAAATGAAAACCGCCTCTCCCGAAATGTCCCTCATTGGGTAATGAAAATTAGGGAGCTGCTCAACGACGATCTGTCTTATGACTGGTCGCTTTACAACCTGTCGAAACAACTGGATATTCATCCGGTACATCTTTCCAGGGATTTTTCAAAGTATTTCGGCTGTGGCATCGGACAATATATTCGGGCAATAAGAGTGCAGCAATCTCTTTCCATGATTGTAAAAGGAGAATCTTCCTTAACTGCTATCGCTTTAGACTGTGGATTCGCCGATCAAAGCCATTTTATACGCAGCTTTAAATCCTT
- the istB gene encoding IS21-like element helper ATPase IstB produces MNNQTVEKLRNMRLGAMAQLHQQYVKENRFEGITCDEYLALLTDHQWEDRENNKIDRLLKLANFRQNASLADINYSSERNLDKNMFARLGTLDFTMRKENIIICGASGTGKSYLSQALGHQGCLTGVKTLYTVTARLIKKLKLSKVDGTYLKELEKLTRMDLLILDDFGLQAFDNQDRETLMDIIDDRHGKRSTIISSQIPVSAWYEIIGGEGTIADAILDRIVNSSHRIDLKGESMRKGILKKE; encoded by the coding sequence GATGGCTCAATTACACCAACAGTATGTAAAGGAAAACAGGTTCGAAGGCATCACATGCGACGAATACCTGGCACTACTGACCGACCATCAGTGGGAAGACCGCGAGAACAACAAAATTGATCGGTTACTGAAACTGGCAAACTTTAGGCAGAACGCCAGTCTTGCCGATATAAACTATTCCAGTGAAAGAAATCTGGACAAGAACATGTTCGCACGACTTGGTACACTGGACTTTACAATGAGAAAGGAAAACATCATTATATGTGGTGCTTCCGGCACAGGCAAAAGCTATCTATCACAGGCTCTTGGGCATCAGGGATGTCTTACTGGAGTAAAAACACTCTATACAGTAACTGCCAGACTGATCAAAAAGCTGAAATTGAGCAAAGTTGACGGAACCTACCTCAAGGAGCTGGAAAAACTAACTAGAATGGATCTGCTAATACTGGATGACTTTGGCTTGCAAGCTTTCGATAATCAGGACAGGGAAACGCTGATGGATATTATAGACGATCGGCACGGTAAAAGATCAACTATAATCTCCTCCCAAATACCGGTATCGGCCTGGTACGAAATCATTGGTGGTGAAGGAACTATTGCAGACGCCATCTTGGATCGGATTGTAAACTCCTCTCACCGCATTGACCTGAAAGGTGAATCCATGAGAAAAGGAATATTGAAAAAGGAATAA